A section of the Thauera chlorobenzoica genome encodes:
- a CDS encoding NADH:ubiquinone reductase (Na(+)-transporting) subunit B: MSLRSWLDSIEHHFDKGGRYEKFYALFEAIDTALYKPASVTRSTAHVRDGLDLKRMMITVWLCTFPAMLFGMWNAGYQANTILAANSGLMAAQEGWRLGLVSLFAGFDPGSLWDNFIHGAAFFLPIYLVTFIVGGFWEVLFASIRRHEVNEGFFVTSVLFALTCPPSIPLWQVALGISFGVVIGKEVFGGTGKNFLNPALTGRAFLFFAYPAQMSGDAVWTTVDGYTGATALSQAAAGGIDQVVASGLTWSDAFLGFMPGSIGETSTLALLIGGGVLLLMKIASWRIVAGVMLGMIAMSLGFNAIGSDTNPMFSMPWHWHLVVGGFALGMMFMATDPVSASMTDTGKWIFGALIGVMVVLIRVVNPAFPEGMMLAILFANLCAPLIDHFVVAANIKRRLARNVQ, from the coding sequence ATGAGTCTGCGCTCCTGGCTCGACAGCATCGAGCATCATTTCGACAAGGGCGGCCGCTACGAGAAGTTCTACGCCCTGTTCGAAGCCATCGACACCGCCCTGTACAAGCCGGCCAGTGTCACCCGCAGCACCGCCCACGTGCGCGACGGCCTCGACCTCAAGCGGATGATGATCACGGTCTGGCTATGCACCTTCCCGGCGATGTTGTTCGGGATGTGGAACGCCGGCTACCAGGCCAACACCATCCTCGCCGCCAATTCCGGGCTGATGGCGGCGCAGGAAGGCTGGCGCCTCGGCCTGGTGAGCCTGTTCGCCGGCTTCGACCCCGGCAGCCTGTGGGACAACTTCATCCACGGCGCGGCCTTCTTCCTGCCGATCTACCTCGTCACCTTCATCGTCGGCGGCTTCTGGGAAGTGCTGTTCGCCTCGATCCGGCGCCACGAAGTCAACGAGGGCTTCTTCGTCACCTCGGTGCTGTTCGCGCTCACCTGCCCGCCGTCGATCCCGCTGTGGCAGGTCGCGCTGGGGATCAGCTTCGGCGTCGTGATCGGCAAGGAAGTGTTCGGCGGCACCGGCAAGAACTTCCTCAACCCGGCGCTGACCGGGCGCGCCTTCCTGTTCTTCGCCTATCCGGCGCAGATGTCGGGCGACGCCGTGTGGACCACCGTGGACGGCTACACCGGCGCCACCGCGCTGTCGCAGGCGGCCGCCGGCGGCATCGACCAGGTGGTGGCGAGCGGTCTGACCTGGAGCGACGCCTTCCTCGGCTTCATGCCCGGCTCGATCGGCGAGACCAGCACCCTGGCGCTGCTGATCGGCGGCGGCGTGCTGCTGCTGATGAAGATCGCCTCCTGGCGCATCGTCGCCGGCGTCATGCTCGGCATGATCGCGATGAGCCTGGGGTTCAACGCCATCGGCTCGGACACCAATCCGATGTTCTCGATGCCCTGGCACTGGCACCTGGTGGTCGGCGGCTTCGCCCTGGGGATGATGTTCATGGCCACCGACCCGGTGTCGGCGTCGATGACCGACACCGGCAAGTGGATCTTCGGCGCCCTGATCGGCGTCATGGTGGTGCTGATCCGGGTGGTGAACCCGGCCTTCCCCGAAGGGATGATGCTGGCGATCCTGTTCGCCAACCTGTGTGCGCCGCTGATCGACCATTTCGTGGTCGCGGCCAACATCAAGCGGAGGCTCGCGCGCAATGTCCAGTAA
- a CDS encoding Na(+)-translocating NADH-quinone reductase subunit C — protein MSSKKESTARTLLVALAVSLVSSIFVAGAAVSLKPVQIENRQLDKQRSILAIAGLGEARMSGREVKTLFAERISAKVVDLETGDYTEAYDPAVFDPLKAARDPKLSTALAGEQDIALIKRRERFTTVYLVEKDGALDTLILPVRGYGLWSTLHGFMAVKADLNTVVGFGFYQHAETPGLGGEVDNPKWKALWPGKTLFDEAGKPVIRIVKGGVDPASADAGHQVDALAGATLTSNGVDRLLQFWLGEQGFGSYLARLRSAQGA, from the coding sequence ATGTCCAGTAAGAAGGAATCGACCGCCCGCACGTTGCTGGTGGCGCTCGCGGTCAGTCTGGTCAGTTCGATCTTCGTCGCCGGCGCGGCGGTGTCGCTGAAGCCGGTGCAGATCGAGAACCGCCAGCTCGACAAGCAGCGCAGCATCCTCGCCATCGCCGGGCTGGGCGAGGCGCGGATGTCGGGGCGCGAGGTGAAGACGCTGTTCGCCGAACGGATCAGCGCGAAAGTGGTGGATCTGGAAACCGGCGACTACACCGAGGCCTACGATCCGGCGGTGTTCGACCCGTTGAAGGCGGCCCGGGACCCGAAGCTGTCGACCGCCCTGGCGGGCGAGCAGGACATCGCGCTGATCAAGCGCCGCGAGCGCTTCACCACCGTGTACCTGGTGGAGAAGGACGGCGCGCTCGACACCCTGATCCTGCCGGTGCGCGGCTACGGCCTGTGGTCGACGCTGCACGGCTTCATGGCAGTGAAGGCCGACCTCAACACCGTGGTCGGCTTCGGCTTCTACCAGCACGCCGAAACGCCGGGCCTGGGGGGCGAAGTCGACAACCCGAAGTGGAAGGCGCTGTGGCCGGGCAAGACCTTGTTCGACGAGGCCGGCAAGCCGGTGATCCGCATTGTCAAGGGCGGCGTCGATCCGGCGAGCGCGGACGCCGGCCATCAGGTCGATGCGCTGGCCGGCGCCACGCTGACCAGCAACGGCGTCGATCGTCTGCTTCAATTCTGGCTCGGCGAGCAGGGCTTCGGCTCCTACCTCGCCCGGCTGCGTAGCGCACAGGGGGCCTGA
- a CDS encoding NADH:ubiquinone reductase (Na(+)-transporting) subunit D: MSKPTVKEVLLNPIFHNNPIGLQILGICSALAVTSNLQTALVMSIALTLVTGFSNLFISMIRSQIPGSIRMIVQMVIIASLVIVVDQILKAYAFSLSKQLSVFVGLIITNCIVMGRAEAFAMQNPPGLSFFDGIGNGLGYSAMLLTLGVIRELFGAGKLFGVEIIPLAKDGGWYVPNGLLLLPPSAFFLIGLIIWALRTWKTEQVEKPAFRMAPQVITKEAY, from the coding sequence ATGTCCAAACCCACCGTCAAGGAAGTCCTGCTCAACCCGATTTTCCACAACAACCCGATCGGCCTGCAGATCCTCGGCATCTGTTCGGCGCTGGCGGTCACTTCGAACCTGCAGACCGCGCTGGTGATGTCGATCGCGCTGACCCTGGTGACCGGGTTCTCGAACCTGTTCATCTCGATGATCCGCAGCCAGATCCCGGGCTCGATCCGCATGATCGTGCAGATGGTGATCATCGCCTCGCTCGTGATCGTGGTCGACCAGATCCTCAAGGCCTATGCGTTCAGCCTGTCCAAGCAGCTGTCGGTGTTCGTCGGCCTGATCATCACCAACTGCATCGTGATGGGGCGCGCCGAGGCCTTCGCGATGCAGAACCCGCCGGGCCTGTCCTTTTTCGACGGCATCGGCAATGGCTTGGGCTATAGCGCGATGCTGCTCACGCTGGGGGTGATCCGCGAACTGTTCGGCGCCGGCAAGCTGTTCGGCGTCGAGATCATCCCCCTCGCCAAGGACGGCGGCTGGTACGTGCCCAACGGCCTGCTGCTGCTGCCGCCCTCGGCGTTCTTCCTGATCGGCCTGATCATCTGGGCGCTGCGCACCTGGAAGACCGAGCAGGTCGAGAAACCGGCGTTCCGGATGGCGCCGCAGGTGATCACCAAGGAGGCCTACTGA
- the nqrE gene encoding NADH:ubiquinone reductase (Na(+)-transporting) subunit E, with amino-acid sequence MEHYISLFVRAVFIENMALAFFLGMCTFIAISKKVETAIGLGIAVVVVQTITVPANNLIYTYLLRDGALAWAGLPDVDLSFLGLLSYIGVIAAIVQILEMLLDKYVPSLYNALGVFLPLITVNCAIMAGSLFMVERDYNLAESTVYGIGSGASWALAIALLAGIREKLKYSDVPAGLQGLGITFIAIGLMSLGFMSFSGVQL; translated from the coding sequence ATGGAGCATTACATCAGCCTCTTCGTGCGCGCGGTGTTCATCGAGAATATGGCGCTCGCCTTCTTCCTCGGCATGTGCACCTTCATCGCCATCTCGAAGAAGGTCGAGACCGCGATCGGCCTCGGCATCGCGGTGGTCGTGGTGCAGACGATCACCGTACCGGCCAACAACCTGATCTACACGTATCTGTTGCGCGACGGCGCGCTCGCCTGGGCCGGCCTGCCCGACGTGGACCTGTCCTTCCTCGGCCTGCTGTCCTACATCGGCGTGATCGCGGCGATCGTGCAGATCCTCGAGATGCTGCTCGATAAGTACGTGCCCAGCCTCTACAACGCGCTCGGCGTGTTCCTGCCGCTGATCACGGTCAACTGCGCGATCATGGCCGGCTCGCTGTTCATGGTCGAGCGCGACTACAACCTGGCCGAGAGCACGGTGTACGGGATTGGCTCGGGGGCCTCGTGGGCGCTGGCGATCGCGCTCCTTGCCGGCATCCGTGAGAAGCTCAAGTACAGCGACGTGCCCGCGGGGCTGCAGGGCCTGGGCATCACCTTCATCGCCATCGGGCTGATGTCGCTGGGCTTCATGTCCTTCTCCGGCGTGCAGCTGTAA
- the nqrF gene encoding NADH:ubiquinone reductase (Na(+)-transporting) subunit F: MNTEIILGIGMFTAIVLALAVFIIVARSRLVASGDVTIDINGEHQLTVPAGGKLLQTLAGNGLFLPSACGGGGTCAQCKCIVKEGGGSMLPTEESHFTKRDARAGWRLSCQTPVKQDMTIQIPEEVFGVKKWECTVESNPNVATFIKELTLRLPEGESVDFRAGGYVQLECPPHVVKYEDFDIEDRFRGDWDKFNLWRFVSKVDETVIRAYSMANYPDEKGVVKFNIRVASPPPGRDDIPPGKMSSWVFGLKPGDKVAVYGPFGEFFARDTDHEMVFIGGGAGMAPMRSHIFDQLKRLHSTRKITFWYGARSMREAFYVDEFDKLAAENPNFTWHLALSDPLPEDNWTGYTGFIHNVLYENYLKDHPAPEDCEFYMCGPPMMNAAVIKMLLDLGVERENIMLDDFGG, from the coding sequence ATGAACACCGAAATCATCCTTGGCATCGGCATGTTTACCGCGATCGTGCTCGCGCTCGCGGTCTTCATCATCGTCGCCCGTTCCCGCCTGGTGGCGAGCGGCGACGTCACCATCGACATCAACGGCGAGCACCAGCTGACCGTGCCCGCCGGCGGCAAGCTGCTCCAGACCCTCGCCGGCAACGGCCTGTTCCTGCCCTCCGCCTGCGGCGGCGGCGGCACCTGCGCCCAGTGCAAGTGCATCGTCAAGGAGGGCGGCGGCTCGATGCTGCCCACCGAGGAATCGCACTTCACCAAGCGCGACGCCCGCGCCGGCTGGCGCCTGTCGTGCCAGACTCCGGTCAAGCAGGACATGACGATCCAGATCCCGGAAGAAGTCTTCGGGGTCAAGAAGTGGGAATGCACGGTCGAATCGAACCCCAACGTCGCCACCTTCATCAAGGAGCTGACCCTGCGCCTGCCGGAAGGCGAGAGCGTGGATTTCCGTGCCGGAGGCTATGTCCAGCTCGAGTGCCCGCCGCACGTGGTCAAGTACGAGGACTTCGACATCGAGGACCGATTCCGCGGCGACTGGGACAAGTTCAACCTCTGGCGCTTCGTCTCCAAGGTCGATGAAACCGTGATCCGCGCCTATTCGATGGCGAATTACCCGGACGAGAAGGGGGTGGTGAAGTTCAACATCCGCGTCGCCTCCCCTCCGCCGGGGCGCGACGACATTCCGCCGGGGAAGATGTCGTCCTGGGTGTTCGGCCTCAAGCCGGGCGACAAGGTCGCCGTGTATGGCCCGTTCGGCGAGTTCTTCGCCCGCGACACCGATCACGAGATGGTGTTCATCGGCGGCGGCGCCGGCATGGCGCCGATGCGCTCGCACATCTTCGACCAGCTCAAGCGCCTGCACAGCACGCGCAAGATCACTTTCTGGTACGGCGCGCGCTCGATGCGCGAGGCCTTCTACGTGGACGAGTTCGACAAGCTGGCCGCGGAGAACCCCAACTTCACCTGGCACCTGGCGCTGTCCGATCCGTTGCCCGAAGACAACTGGACCGGCTACACCGGCTTCATCCACAACGTGCTGTACGAGAACTACCTCAAGGACCACCCGGCGCCCGAGGACTGCGAGTTCTACATGTGCGGCCCGCCGATGATGAACGCCGCGGTGATCAAGATGCTGCTCGATCTCGGCGTCGAGCGCGAGAACATCATGCTCGACGACTTCGGCGGCTGA
- a CDS encoding enoyl-CoA hydratase/isomerase family protein produces MAGTVLLDVRDDVATLTLNRPTALNALSVEMMQDLGAAVRELAARHDYGVVVIAGAGDHFMAGGDLKDFARHFSLSKESRQAAFRALIEQHVNPVIDTLQRLEQPVIARVRGACAGFGLSLMAGCDFAVAADNALFTTAYVGIGLPGDGGASYFLPRIVGRRRAAELLLLGDRFDAAEALRLGLLNRVAAPAALDAEVARLATRLLAGPRRTQAEIKRLLLDSHDASLQAQLQSEAEAFGRCSADADFVEGVSAFLDKRKPQFKAG; encoded by the coding sequence ATGGCTGGAACCGTACTGCTCGACGTCCGCGACGATGTCGCCACCCTCACCCTGAACCGCCCCACGGCGCTCAATGCGCTGTCGGTGGAAATGATGCAGGACCTCGGCGCCGCCGTGCGCGAACTGGCCGCGCGCCATGATTACGGCGTGGTGGTGATCGCCGGCGCCGGGGATCACTTCATGGCCGGCGGTGACCTGAAGGATTTCGCCCGCCATTTCAGCCTGTCGAAGGAGAGCCGCCAGGCGGCGTTCCGCGCCCTGATCGAGCAGCACGTCAATCCGGTGATCGACACCCTGCAGCGCCTGGAGCAGCCGGTGATCGCCCGCGTGCGCGGGGCCTGTGCCGGCTTCGGCCTGTCGCTGATGGCCGGCTGCGATTTCGCCGTGGCCGCGGACAACGCCTTGTTCACCACCGCCTATGTCGGCATCGGCCTGCCCGGCGATGGCGGCGCGTCCTACTTCCTGCCGCGCATCGTCGGCCGCCGTCGCGCCGCCGAGCTGCTGCTGCTGGGTGATCGCTTCGACGCCGCCGAAGCGCTCCGGCTCGGGCTGCTCAACCGGGTCGCCGCACCGGCCGCGCTCGATGCCGAAGTCGCGCGCCTGGCCACCCGCCTGCTGGCCGGACCGCGTCGCACCCAGGCCGAGATCAAGCGTCTGCTGCTCGATTCGCACGACGCCTCGCTGCAGGCGCAGCTGCAGAGCGAGGCCGAAGCGTTCGGCCGCTGTTCCGCGGATGCGGATTTCGTCGAAGGCGTCAGCGCCTTCCTCGACAAGCGCAAGCCGCAGTTCAAGGCTGGCTGA
- a CDS encoding RidA family protein, with product MARSIVSTPNAPAAIGPYSQAVKAGKQVFLSGQIGLDPATMELVEGVDAQAVRVFDNLKAVAEAAGGSFADVVKITIYLTDLGNFGTVNEVMTRYFAAPYPARATVGVRELPRGALVEADLVLVLD from the coding sequence ATGGCCCGAAGCATCGTCTCCACCCCCAACGCCCCCGCCGCGATCGGCCCCTATTCCCAGGCGGTGAAGGCCGGCAAGCAGGTTTTTCTGTCCGGCCAGATCGGCCTCGATCCGGCGACGATGGAGCTGGTCGAGGGCGTCGACGCCCAGGCCGTGCGCGTGTTCGACAACCTGAAGGCGGTGGCCGAGGCGGCGGGCGGCTCGTTCGCGGACGTCGTCAAGATCACCATCTACCTCACCGACCTGGGCAATTTCGGCACCGTCAATGAAGTCATGACGCGCTATTTCGCCGCGCCCTACCCGGCGCGCGCCACCGTCGGCGTGCGCGAACTGCCGCGCGGCGCGCTGGTCGAGGCCGACCTGGTGCTGGTGCTCGACTGA
- the recG gene encoding ATP-dependent DNA helicase RecG has product MAGPEQGWSGVGGALAARLAKLDLHRPRDLLLHLPLRYEDETRLTPIAALRPGFPAQIEGEVASCEVVQQPRRQLVARVRDASGMLAARWLHFYPSQQKQLAVGRRVRLFGEVRGGFFGDEMVHPRVRVVAADEGLPEALTPVYPTTAGVGQATLRKLVERALHSEAQDELLPSSWRARLDLPGFAAALHDLHHPPPDADPVALERREHPAWRRIKFEELLVQQLSLRRAYLARRARAAPPLPRCGTLAAALLAALPFRLTAAQARSVVDIAADLAAPHPMQRLLQGDVGSGKTLVAALAMLQAAENGWQAAMMAPTEILAEQHWKKLAAWLAPLGLEVAWLSGSRRKREREAELARLARGEVLLAVGTHALIEDPVSLPRLALAVVDEQHRFGVRQRLALREKGGSGADPALRPHLLMMSATPIPRTLAMTHYADLDVSVLDELPPGRTPIRTRLVSEARRDEVVARLRAACAGGRQAYWVCPLIEDSEALQLQTAQETFDALAAALPELRVGLVHGRLKADAKSATMAAFAAGAVDVLVATTVIEVGVDVPNASLMVIEHAERFGLAQLHQLRGRVGRGAAESECILIFARPLSDAGRARLKVIYEHTDGFVIAREDLRIRGPGEFVGARQSGVPLLRYADLEADAALIEPARELAEHLLSHEPALAQALMTRWLGGREALLRA; this is encoded by the coding sequence GTGGCCGGACCGGAACAGGGCTGGAGCGGGGTCGGTGGCGCGCTTGCCGCGCGGCTGGCGAAGCTCGACCTGCACCGCCCGCGCGATTTGCTGCTGCACCTGCCACTACGCTACGAGGACGAGACCCGGCTGACGCCGATCGCCGCGCTGCGCCCCGGTTTTCCAGCCCAGATCGAGGGCGAGGTGGCGTCCTGTGAGGTCGTGCAGCAGCCGCGCCGCCAGCTCGTCGCCCGCGTGCGCGACGCCAGCGGCATGCTGGCCGCACGTTGGCTTCATTTCTATCCCTCGCAGCAGAAGCAGCTTGCCGTCGGCCGCCGCGTGCGCCTGTTCGGCGAAGTGCGCGGCGGTTTCTTCGGCGACGAGATGGTGCATCCGCGGGTACGCGTGGTGGCTGCGGACGAAGGCCTGCCCGAGGCGCTGACGCCGGTGTACCCGACGACCGCCGGGGTCGGCCAGGCCACCTTGCGCAAGCTGGTGGAGCGCGCCCTGCACAGCGAAGCGCAGGACGAGCTGCTGCCCTCATCCTGGCGCGCACGCCTCGATCTGCCCGGCTTTGCCGCCGCGCTGCACGATCTGCACCATCCGCCGCCCGATGCCGACCCGGTGGCCCTCGAGCGGCGCGAACACCCGGCCTGGCGGCGGATCAAGTTCGAGGAGCTGCTGGTCCAGCAGCTGTCGCTGCGCCGTGCCTACCTCGCCCGCCGCGCGCGCGCCGCACCGCCCTTGCCGCGATGTGGCACGCTGGCTGCGGCCCTGCTCGCGGCGTTGCCGTTCCGCCTCACCGCGGCGCAGGCGAGGTCGGTGGTCGACATCGCCGCCGACCTCGCCGCGCCGCACCCGATGCAGCGTCTGCTGCAGGGTGACGTCGGCAGCGGCAAGACCCTGGTCGCCGCGCTGGCGATGCTGCAGGCGGCGGAAAACGGCTGGCAGGCGGCGATGATGGCGCCCACCGAGATCCTCGCCGAGCAGCACTGGAAGAAGCTCGCCGCCTGGCTGGCGCCGCTTGGGCTGGAGGTGGCCTGGCTGTCGGGCAGCCGCAGGAAGCGCGAGCGTGAGGCCGAACTCGCGCGCCTTGCACGCGGCGAAGTGCTGCTCGCGGTCGGCACCCACGCGCTGATCGAAGACCCGGTGAGCCTGCCGCGGCTGGCGCTTGCCGTTGTCGACGAACAGCACCGCTTCGGCGTGCGCCAGCGCCTGGCGTTGCGTGAGAAGGGGGGCTCCGGCGCGGACCCGGCGCTGCGCCCGCACCTGCTGATGATGTCGGCGACGCCGATCCCGCGCACGCTGGCGATGACCCATTACGCTGACCTCGACGTTTCGGTGCTCGATGAACTGCCGCCCGGGCGCACCCCGATCCGCACCCGGCTGGTGTCCGAGGCGCGCCGCGACGAAGTCGTCGCCCGCCTGCGTGCGGCATGCGCGGGCGGGCGCCAGGCCTACTGGGTGTGCCCGCTGATCGAGGACTCCGAAGCCCTGCAGCTGCAGACTGCGCAGGAGACCTTCGATGCCCTCGCCGCGGCGCTGCCCGAACTGCGCGTCGGCCTCGTTCATGGGCGGCTCAAGGCCGACGCCAAGTCTGCCACCATGGCCGCGTTCGCCGCCGGCGCGGTGGACGTGCTGGTCGCCACCACGGTGATCGAAGTCGGCGTCGATGTGCCCAACGCCAGCCTGATGGTGATCGAGCACGCCGAACGCTTCGGCCTCGCCCAGCTTCACCAGCTGCGCGGCCGGGTGGGACGCGGCGCGGCCGAATCGGAGTGCATCCTGATCTTCGCCCGGCCGCTGTCGGACGCCGGCCGCGCGCGGCTGAAAGTGATCTACGAGCACACCGACGGCTTTGTCATTGCGCGGGAGGATCTGCGCATCCGTGGTCCGGGCGAGTTCGTCGGCGCGCGCCAGAGCGGGGTGCCGCTGCTGCGCTACGCCGACCTCGAAGCCGACGCCGCGCTGATCGAACCCGCGCGCGAGCTTGCCGAGCACCTCCTGAGCCATGAGCCTGCCCTCGCGCAGGCGCTGATGACCCGTTGGCTGGGTGGGCGCGAAGCCTTGCTGCGCGCCTGA